AAAGGTAGATACCTTAAAACTATTACTTTGTACTTCGATTGTAGGTCAGTGTACCTGTAAATGGGATGACGCAATATCCAATATTTACGAACTAGACTGTGATGACATGTTCCCGTTGCATAATTGACACCGAAGCCCCTCATAGATAAAAACGAGGCAACGCACGCACCTCGTGCTTCAATACGTTTACGTAAAAGTTAAACCAATTTGTCAGCAGGGCGGCTCGTTTTCCTCCAGCAGTAAAATGTAAGGTGATCGAGGTCTGCAGGGTGTGGGTGGCGTGAAGAAGATGCAAGTTCCACGTCAGAGAGGGACACACTAAAGTTCGAAATGGATTAGGCGATAACACTGATCTCTTAATAATGTCGCGTGCCTCGGGTATTTTCCAAACTGCAGTTCTAATCAGTCGTGGCTAAAGTACAGAaggaaaatttctctcacactaattacgttgaatttttataatttatggaCGATCATGGACGACCCGTATAATTTATCTGTGATTAAATTTTCCACTGAATTGTCGCAGAGGGTGATAATACGACGACGATGGTGAAATAATTCTCAAACTGAAACAAATGTTCAGATAATTCTCGACGGTGAGCCGGACAACCTGCAGAACTGAAATAAACTCATTGCCAGCTCTCAAACGTCGTTTGCACgacaatgaaatatatttggGAAAGTATTAgaaaaacttaaaaattaCCATAGTATTAAAGTCAGCCGCTGCCTAACGgtgggaatatttttattggatCGTGATCAGAGAATGCTCGAGAGAACCCCTTCTCCGATCTTGGTACCGGCCGCACTTGACCCATATCTTATTATTCGTTCAGCGTCCGGATGTGTTATAACTCTTAATACCGGCAGACGAGGTTGTGGTGTTTATGTATGTACCTTTCAAACGATAAGCCTTAAGCCATAAAAACGGCGACTGCGACCGAAGAGTGTTGAGCCAAGTTAAGGCATTGTGCCGCAGATCGGTCGCCGGATAAACCGGACGTCCTTTCGTTTATTTCCTTTCTGTGTGAGTGTATAGCTTCCGCAAAAATCGCCAACCACGGGAAGGGGTCATACTTGACCGGTATACGAGAAGGTCACGACCTCATCGAGGTCTTTAAAGGTTCGCCGGCAGGCCGATCACTCATAGCTGACGAATGTCGCTCACGCGCAGGCGCATAAGCCGAGCAACGCTGCATGTCCGACAGAAGCGAAAGTATTTAAAGGAGGGAGCGAGCCTTGCAGAAGGCTACTAGTTTGTGAACAGGCGTAAGCTCAGTGTGGTCCGCTCTGGTGCCTGAAAGAGCATCCAGAGAGCTTCAAGATCGGCTCTTAAAAAGCTCTTTAGGAAATCATCCTCTCCCCGCAGCAATTGCCGAACAATTGAATTTACACGAGTTGTTCAGTTTCAGTGGAACTTAGTGCCGCACATTTCACGTCTGTCTGGGCTGTGCATAAAAGTGCCATATACCTTAGCCGTTAACTAAGaaaatcgttgttttttttttgttgttggtTGGTTTTGCTCTTCTTtcgtttattatatattttgtttttttttttttattggagAGGAAATTTCTTGCCAGTATTAAATTTAATCTCACAGCCAATATATTACAAACGGtgagaaatgaatatttttttatcgcaataAGGATAACAATAGATGCGGGCTTAACTGCGACTGATGAATCTataatctttgaaaattttgaaaattcatttctcaaGACAAATGGGAATAATTTTCTAGTTCTTATTGTAGACGATAAGTCGTGCGGAACGCGGTGCTAACTGGCGCACAGAAAGCTCAAATATATATTCGAAAGGTAAATATTGGCGAACGGAAAGAGTTTTGTTACCATCGTTGAGTATTTcgaggtataaaaatatttattataatggAGGAAGTAATCGAAGtgcaagttgaaaaaaacgaCCAAGTTGGCAGCTTGACGTTTTCTCCACCACCGATGAAGAAGTCCGATACCAAGGACAGCATTTCCTCGATCGACAGCGACGTCAGTTTGTCGTTCGATCGGAGAGGATCGAAAGGAGAGGAGGCGGATTTTTCGGACAGCGGAAGCTCCGACTGCGACCGGAAGACTTCAACGAGCAGTAAGAAGCAAAAAACCAGTGACCAGGACTCAGGAGCAGATTGTTTGGAAGACATCGTGCCCAGCGAGTTGGACGTTCCGGTAGTCGCGAAGTCTAAACCCAGTCCAAAAGATACCGAAGAAGATTTCTCACCACCTAGCGACGATTTGGCTGACAAAATATGCGCTCAGGTAGAGTTTTACTTCTCGGATGAGAATATAGTGAAGGACGCCTTTCTGCTGAAGCACGTTAAACGAAACAAGGAGGGATTCGTTTCCCTGAAACTCATCTCCAGCTTCAAGCGGGTGAAACACCTTAGCAGAGACTGGAGAGTCGTTGGCGCGGCTTTGGCCAggtcaaaaaaattagagGTCAATGAACTTGGGACCAAGCTGAGACGGCTGGACCCTCTGCCAGTCTACGACCAGACGACACCGTCCAGGACGATATTGGCGGCCAGATTACCGGTCGATAAACTGTCGGTGGAAAGCGTAGCTGAGATATTTGGTTCCTGCGGGGAAATAGCGTTGATCAGAGTGCTCAGACCGGGACATCCGGCACCCGCGGAAGTCAGGCAGGCCATTTCCAAAAGGCAAGAATTGGCAACGAGCGAGGAATGCGCGTTGGTCGAATTCACGGACTCGGCATCGGCCAGAACTGCTCAGCAAATGAGTCTCGGGGATATGAGAGTTTACGAACTTCAGCAGTCGGCGGAAAAGAAGCGGAAACAACAGCCTGGCAAGAAAAACGCTGTCACGAGAATCTCTAGGGAAGAGATTTACAATTCTTCAAGCTGTGCGAGCGGCTCTGAGGCCGAAGACGGCAGGTCGAGACACAGACGACCGGTTCATGGACATCCAATTTATCCCATGGCTGTTTATCCTGGGCAACCGTACCAAGGTACCGTTTGTTTACTGAGGAATAAATGTCATTTCACGGTTTTCAATTCTAGAAAGTAGACTTGACCTATAGACAAAATCAAATATTCCCCGTTTCCTGCGatcacatattatattattgtaattgtaTAAATAGCACATGATCTCAACTAATACTATTTAATTTTGATTACAATTAGACTTTTGTACAATGGAATAAACTTAcacaattttaatatttaatagcTGAAGCTGTAACTAGATTATTTATCATTGCTATAAACTTGATGAATTAAAGAAGCACGTTATAGGTATAACAGTTTTAAAGGGTTGATCTCAGGACTGTCGACTGTTGACgttgtgtaaaaattaattgactACCGATGTTACATTGTCGAAACGTGTGATATTaaagaacgaataaaaattgtctcCATCGATTTTCAGGTCCTCCTTCGCCAGAGTCTTGGTTGTCAAGAAGATTATCCGCTTGTTCGATGTCCGGTTCAGACACCGGCTACATCCTGCGTCGTCTCTCTTCCTGTTCGGGTTCAGGATCGGACAGCAGTAGTTTTGGACGAAGATACTCGAGCTGTTCATCCAGTTCGGAAGCCGGCTTCCATCATCAGATTTACGCGCCTGCGACAGCCGGTTACTTTCCTCAAAATCGACGTTTCTCCTGCTGTTCCGGTTCGGGATCAGACTGTGCGACCGGATTCAACCCTTCCAGGAGAGGTTCCTCCGACTGTGGGCCATTTTTGCGAAGGCTATCCGCCTGCAGCCGAGATTCTGGCTTTGACAATGGAGGGCGAAGACTGTCAGCCTGCTCTTCCGGATCCGATGCCTCTTTCGGCAGATCCAGAAGCAATAGTGGCGGTGCCGGAGTAAACCATCTTCCCGATAATATTACCAGAATGCCTTCCGGCCCCGACGGTACTCGAGGCTTTGGCAGACCGCCGCGGATGAATATGATGATGAATCCCATGACCCCCCTAATGGCAGCCCCCATCGGGccgtgttaaatttttttcattaattcccGTTACACGATCCATGTTATTTTATATTGTTGTTGCGCATATAGCAGACGTTGTTCCCAACAATTGAAAGAGAATTTATCACGTGGAACCCCGATTGTCAGAATAGAATTTAAGAAGTCAGTAGATTTTCACCGCATATTTACTGTTTAGTATTATCGTGTAAGTACCTACGTTTAACACCGGCATCGTGTAATTTATTTTGCTCTTATTATTTCagcaaaattttcttctttttgttgcgttttttttttttattttttatttatttttatttattcttttgttacttaatatgtatattagatattaattaattataatcgtACTATAAGTCAGATACGCTGTTTTCGTGATGTTATTCTCGCgcaataatgtaatatttgGTTCAGCGAATTGTGTAAGGATCTGTTTATGTACATAGTATATACGCGTGGCATTTGCATGTGTATTTGTATACCCGTATAGTTTCTTTAGTGAAAAGGAAATGGGTAATAAAATGATGTTTGAATGATATTCCGCTATTCTAATAcggtatttaattatttcactgGTGAGTCACGTCttaatgtacaatatatatcaTATCGCCCGCCTCCGTGACTTTAGTACATATTTCGGGTAGGTTACGACTGCCTGCGAGTAACTATTATTAGGAAGAAATACACCTGGTactttcaaattcggaacgaTGCAATATCCTTCCAGAACTAATATTCTTGTTAATCAGATTATTTATCGTGTAGTTCACAATGCAGGGAAAATATTACGTGTATCTTACATTCAGTAATCCGATTAGTAAAAAGCGCAGTTACGCAATGTATAGGTATAGTCCCCTCATTTCATTTtgcgtataatattttccCTGCATTTTGGTCGGAACTTGATTTGTTCATTTGGTTTACCAATTGCAGTAGCTAGCTATTCTTTAGATTGGCTGGAAACTCTAAGGCTTTTGGAATCGTGGATTTTCATCTGAACTTAGGTAGATAATCAAGTTATAGTGTCTACGTGCAGTTAGTAACTGTCAAAGAACACTTCAAAGAAATGGTATAACCCAATTCGTGTCCACACTTGGAGGTAATCTTTACTATGATGTCGAAGCATAGCTAATCGAGTTAACAGTGTCGACCTTCC
The Neodiprion fabricii isolate iyNeoFabr1 chromosome 5, iyNeoFabr1.1, whole genome shotgun sequence genome window above contains:
- the LOC124182747 gene encoding la-related protein 6; this encodes MEEVIEVQVEKNDQVGSLTFSPPPMKKSDTKDSISSIDSDVSLSFDRRGSKGEEADFSDSGSSDCDRKTSTSSKKQKTSDQDSGADCLEDIVPSELDVPVVAKSKPSPKDTEEDFSPPSDDLADKICAQVEFYFSDENIVKDAFLLKHVKRNKEGFVSLKLISSFKRVKHLSRDWRVVGAALARSKKLEVNELGTKLRRLDPLPVYDQTTPSRTILAARLPVDKLSVESVAEIFGSCGEIALIRVLRPGHPAPAEVRQAISKRQELATSEECALVEFTDSASARTAQQMSLGDMRVYELQQSAEKKRKQQPGKKNAVTRISREEIYNSSSCASGSEAEDGRSRHRRPVHGHPIYPMAVYPGQPYQGPPSPESWLSRRLSACSMSGSDTGYILRRLSSCSGSGSDSSSFGRRYSSCSSSSEAGFHHQIYAPATAGYFPQNRRFSCCSGSGSDCATGFNPSRRGSSDCGPFLRRLSACSRDSGFDNGGRRLSACSSGSDASFGRSRSNSGGAGVNHLPDNITRMPSGPDGTRGFGRPPRMNMMMNPMTPLMAAPIGPC